In Armatimonadota bacterium, the sequence AAGCGGTGGGGAGCCTGCCCGAGTCCGAGCGTCGGTTCGCGTTGGAGCCATACGCCCTCAAACTGGCCTACATGCAAGTCCGCCTGGATGCCGCGATGGACCATCTCGATGGGCTGGAGGATTTCCGCGCCGAAGGCCCCGCATTTGTGCCCCGTCCGCCGGCGTATTCTTCAGCCGATGAACTCCTGGATGACCTCCGCCTCATCCAGCGCAGCCTCCGCGCGAACCGGGCGGCTGTTCTCGCCGACGAGGGGCCATTGGCACGCCTCGTCGCGCAGGTCGCCACTTTCGGATTTCACCTCGTTTCTCTCGATGTCCGCCAGCACAGCGACGAGCATTCCGCGGTCCTTGAGGAGATACTCGGCGTTGCGGGCGTTCTTCCGCCGGGCCGGACCTACGGGTCGTTGGACGAGGGCGAACGCGTTCGGCTGCTGACGGCGGAACTATCCCAACCGAGGCCGCTCCTGCTGCGCGACTGGTCGGGCTCCGATCGAGCGCGAAATGTCCTTGAGGTCTTCGAGGTGATCCGTCACGCGCAGCGGTATCTTTCACGCCAGGCGGTGACCGCTTACGTGATCAGTATGACCCACGGCGTGAGCGACATTCTGGAGGCCCTGCTCCTTGCGCGAGAGGCCGGACTGCTGCGCTGGAGCCTCCTCGGCGACAGCCTGGAGATGGAAAGCGATTTGGATATCGTGCCGCTGTTCGAGACTATCGACGATCTCAACAGTTGCGACAAGCTGATGCGCTCGTTGTTCTCCAATCGCGCCTACCGCAAGCATCTGACCGCCCGCGCGGCGTTCCAGGAGATCATGCTCGGCTACTCCGATAGCAGTAAGGACGGCGGATACCTCGCAGCCAACTGGGCGCTTCATGCCACGCAATCGCGCCTCGCCTCAACATGCCGGAAGGCCGGAATACAACTCCGCCTGTTCCACGGCCGCGGCGGCACTGTGGGCCGGGGGGGCGGGCGCGCAAACCAGGCGATCTTGTCACAGCCGGCGAGAAGCTCAAACGGGCGCATTCGGTTCACCGAGCAGGGTGAGGTGGTGTCCTACCGCTACAGCCTGCCTCCGTTCGCCCACCGCCACCTTGAGCAGATCGCCAACGCGGTCCTGTTGTCATTCGGGCATCCCCGTCAACGTTTGCACGCGCGCAGCGAGTGGCACAATGCCGCTGAACTGCTGGCCGGGGAATCGCGCCGGGTGTATCGAGAGCTAGTTTACGACGACCCCGAGTTCTGGGATTTCTACACTCAGGCAACGCCCATCGCCCATATCGGCGGGCTATCGATCGGATCGCGGCCGGCCCGCCGCCCGGGCGGACGCGGCAGCGGTATCGACGACCTGCGCGCCATACCCTGGGTCTTCGCCTGGGTTCAGAGCCGCTACGGAGTACCCGGCTGGTACGGAGTGGGAAGCGCGCTGCAATGGTATGCCGACCGGCAGCCCGACGGCCTCCAAACGCTGCGTGCGATGTACAAGGGCTGGCCGTTCTTCCGAACGCTCATTGACGATCTGCAGTTGGAACTGCTTCGGGCACACATGCCAACGGCCGCCATGTACGCCGCCAGCGTGCGCCCATCCTCGCTTGGCCAACGCATCGATGGCGTGATCGAACGGGAATTCGCCCTCACCCGCGACTGGGCGCTGCGAATCACCGGCGCTCCCGAACTGCTCGAATACGCGCAAGCCGTTCGCACGATGGTGTCGATTCGAAATCCCATCGTGATGCCGCTGAACCGGCTGCAAGTTGCTCTGATGGAAAGCTGGGGACAGCTGGCATTCCTGTCCGACGACGAAGAGGGCACCGCGTGGCGCGACGCCGTGATGTTGAGCATCGCCGGTGTTGCGGCGGGGATGCAGAGCACAGGCTAGCGCCCCGGATTAGGCCTTCGGAAGCGTTACCGTCACCTTCGTTCCCTGCCCCACCGCGCTCTCGAAGGCGATGGAGCCGCCGTGTGCTTCCACGATGCCCTTGCAGATGGACAGGCCCAAGCCGGAGCCGCCGCTAGGGCGTGTGCGGGATGGGTCCACCCGATAGAACCGCTCTCCAAGATGCGGGAGATGTTCGGCGGGAATCCCGGACCCCGTATCGGAGACAGTCACGCGAACAATGTCCCTCTCCGCTTGTGCGCTTGCTGTGATGGTTCCATCCGCCGGAGTGTAGCGGATGGCGTTTTCGATCAGGTTGGCGAACACACGGACCAACTCATCCTGGCACCCCAGTACACACAGCGATACGTCTGGAGCGTCCAGGTTCACCTGTGGTCCATCGCCGCGTGGCGTCGACGCGATAGCGCCCAGCAGTATCTCGCGGATGGGCAGCGCCGTCTTCTCCTTGCCCAACTGCCCCGCATCCGAGTGGGCCAGGAC encodes:
- the ppc gene encoding phosphoenolpyruvate carboxylase, translated to MNSQPFLNIALDAAGLSAPLGHDIRWLDAALGDVLTEHEDPSVMRVARGLYACEDTGDPGTLLSRIPELRDPITVQRVLRAFTVFFQLLNTAQQKEIVRVNREREAHAGVAPRPESIADAVRVLAEAGVSAQEMQATLLRTDICPTLTAHPTEARRRSVLDKLQAVAEALAVEAGADRLWSGPLAAHGQAESDLRRALTELWQTDELRSTPLTVEDEVRNVLYYLEHTILDVVAWLHEDVKAALTRYYPGGAFEIPPFLTYRSWVGGDRDGNPNVTADVTWRTLLSHKRVGLGAWRQRCAALQGELTQSLRQTPVSPELLDSIASDREAVGSLPESERRFALEPYALKLAYMQVRLDAAMDHLDGLEDFRAEGPAFVPRPPAYSSADELLDDLRLIQRSLRANRAAVLADEGPLARLVAQVATFGFHLVSLDVRQHSDEHSAVLEEILGVAGVLPPGRTYGSLDEGERVRLLTAELSQPRPLLLRDWSGSDRARNVLEVFEVIRHAQRYLSRQAVTAYVISMTHGVSDILEALLLAREAGLLRWSLLGDSLEMESDLDIVPLFETIDDLNSCDKLMRSLFSNRAYRKHLTARAAFQEIMLGYSDSSKDGGYLAANWALHATQSRLASTCRKAGIQLRLFHGRGGTVGRGGGRANQAILSQPARSSNGRIRFTEQGEVVSYRYSLPPFAHRHLEQIANAVLLSFGHPRQRLHARSEWHNAAELLAGESRRVYRELVYDDPEFWDFYTQATPIAHIGGLSIGSRPARRPGGRGSGIDDLRAIPWVFAWVQSRYGVPGWYGVGSALQWYADRQPDGLQTLRAMYKGWPFFRTLIDDLQLELLRAHMPTAAMYAASVRPSSLGQRIDGVIEREFALTRDWALRITGAPELLEYAQAVRTMVSIRNPIVMPLNRLQVALMESWGQLAFLSDDEEGTAWRDAVMLSIAGVAAGMQSTG